The following nucleotide sequence is from Elusimicrobiota bacterium.
GTTTGTATAAACATTTTTGTATTTTTGTATAAACATGAAATTAAGAATAAAACAAAGAATAATACTGCAAATATTCCGCTTTTTCCCCATATCTCAAGAAACATGTTGTGCGGGGGCGTATCTTTCCGGGCATTAATGCTTTCGGCGTAAATATTGTATTTTTTTGCCCAAGTTTCTCCATCCAACCCGACTCCAAGAAGCCAATTGTCTTTTATAACTCCAATGCTTGCTTTCCAAATCTCTGTTCTGCCGTTTATGCTGTTAAGGTTACTACCAAAGTTTTTTGTTCTAGGATTTACAAACATCATGGTTAACATAAACAAAAATATTACGCTTAAGGAAACTGCCAGTCGCGATATTTTTTTGAAACCATATTTATTGTAAACCCAAATTCCAGCCGTAAAACAAATAGTTTTCCCATATATTGTAATTTGAAAAGTTACGAGCTAAATCGAGGAGGGTATCCGGCTCAATAAATATTTTCATTATTCCTGAGTTCAGAATTGCAAGCTCATATTTCTCAAACAAGAAAAGCAAAAACACGCCCAGTAAATAGGGTAAAGCAGAAAAAACAAATACTTTCAATACTTTGATTTTGTCAGCGGAGAAAATCTTAAAATAATAATAAATCGGCAAGGGCAGAGAAAGATAAATTAAATGCTTTAGCGCGTCTATTTTGTCGGTAGAATACAAGAATGAAATATAGATAAAAACTAGAAAAATACAATAATAATATATTTGGTATGCCCTTATTTCAAGATATTCATTTTTAAACGACAAAAGCCCCAAGACAACAGCCAGCACAATAAAAACTGTAAGATTTTTATTCCCTATAACGGGGAAATAGAATTGGTATGTAATTAGCACCGAAAGAATATATGCAAATAATATATTGCTTCCGATAAACTCACGGATTCTCGTCATTGCGGTAAAACTCCTGCAGGGAATATTTTTCTTTTTAATAAATTATAAATTGAATCTAATTCCTTTACTTTGAATAATTTGCACAACAACAAATAAATAAAAACCGAAAAGAATACTGCAACGGAAAGAAAAACCAGTTTCTCAAATAAGCCTGCCGGCAGATGAATACTGATATAAACCAAATATAAAGGCAATAAAGAAATAATTGAAATTAGAAGTATCTGTAAAATATTCTTTATAACTCCCCAAACCTTAAATTCTGCCAAAATCGGCTTTAGCATTATAATCATAGCAATAAAACAAAAAGCATCCGTTAAAGACCTCGCAAGGGCCACCCCCCCAACAAGCATATACTTCCTTAGCATAAAACCCGCAACAAGGTTTAATACAAACCCTATAGAAAATATTTTTAAAGGCGTAATGACATCCTGCCGGCTGTAATATATCCTTATGACTACAAAATTCAGAGCATAAAATAGCGCCCCGATTGAGTAAAAAGCTAAAGCTGATGATGTTATCTCTGTTGAGAAACTGCTAAAAGCCCCCCTCTCAAACAAAATACTTATGATCGGCTTGCTATATATTACCGTAAAAAGCGAAAACGGTAAAGCAAATAAAACTGTTATCCTGATCGCAAAATCAACGATTTTTTTAAATTCCTGAGAATTATTACCTGCGTGGACACTGCTAAGAAAAGGAAAAACCGCCGTCCCGAGCGGAACCCCGCAAAAAAGCCATACGGTTTCTCTTATTCTGCCTGCAAAGATTAGCGCAGCAATATTACCGGAATCAAGCCCTGATGCAAGTGCGCGTGATACCAGGTCTATTCCCACGCCTGCAACTGAAGCAAACAAGAGCGGCCCCCATAAATAAAACATGGGTTTGAACTCGGAGAACCATTGCAAGGTGAATTTAAAACTGAGCTCCCTAAGCCTTAGTGAAGGGAATAATACCAACAACTGCATTACCGCGCCGGCAACAAAACCAACCGCCAAACTATATACTCCTAATTTCTTACTTAAAAATATCACGCCTGCTATAACACCTAAATTCAGCATCAGCTGTGTTAAAGCGGGAGCAACAAAATGTTTATGGACATTAAGAAGACTTCCGTAAAAGCTGGCAATTCCCATAAATATTGTCGCGGGAAATATTATTTTCGCTATGGTTACTGCGGTAGAAAAAGCTGGTTCGGTTAGATCGGGAGCAAATACCTTTACCAAGTAACCGGATAGAGGCATAAAGACAATTACAGAAAGTACCATTATTAGAGCCAGTGCTGTTGAAATGGTATTTATGAACTTTAAAGAGCGCTCGCTTTCATTTTTTTGGATAAAGGATGCGTAAACCGGGATGAATACTGCAGTCAATATTCCGCCGGAAATAATTTCTCGAAAAAAATCCGGTACTGACAATCCGACAAAATATGCATCCGTCAGCGAAGTTGTTCCAAATATGGCGGCTATTATTATTTCTCTGGCAAAACCAAACAGCTTCCCTAAGACAGAGAACAATAAAATTACAATGGTTGCTTTTACAATATGTTTTTTTATGGACATAAAAGTCAGATAATTTCCTTACTTTCGCAGAGCTCCATTCTTTGTCGTTGTAGCCGCCCCGCTTGCGGGGCGCTTAACAAAACAATATCATCTTTTCCTTTCTCGCAGGCTAAAGCCTGCGGCTACATTTACCTGCCGACAAGATTATCAGGAATTTAAACACCTTGTCATTCCCAAGTGTATCTATCCCGCCTTGCGGGACTTCATCAAAAAATACAAGTAAGTCGTCGGGGATGATATACAAAAGTTACAACTATTAAAACCAAACCACCCCAGAGGAGAGCTTTACAATGCTAAGCGCGCCTCGGGGGTGTATTATTTAAATTCACGGCTTTATTGCTTTTTTGAAGATTTAACCGGTTTTTCTTTTTCTTCTTCCGGTTCTTTATCCTCAACTTCGGCTTGCGTTACTGCCGAAAAAATGTATTTCTGCCTTATCATTGTTTCTATTTCATCAGCAGTTTTGGGATTATCCGCAAGATATTGTTTCGCGCTGTCCCTCCCTTGACCGATTTTTTCATTTTTATAGGAATAAAAAGAACCTGACTTTTCAACAAAGTTATCAGCCACTCCCATATCTATAAGGTAACCGGTTCGGTCTATCCCCTGCCCGAAAAGAATATCAAATTCTGCCTGTTTAAACGGCGGCGCAATCTTATTTTTAACAACTTTAACCCGGACTTTATTGCCGATAATTTCATCGCCCTTTTTTACAGATTCTACTCTCCTGATATCAAGACGGACGGATGCATAGAATTTAAGAGCAAGTCCGCCGGTAGTCGTTTCAGGATTTCCCCACATCACACCGATTTTATGCCTTATTTGGTTTATAAAAACAATTGAGGTTTTAGATTTGGAAATGCTTGAAGTAAGTTTTCTCAATGCCTGGCTCATTAGGCGGGCCTGCATACCCATCACCGAGTCGCCCATCTCGCCTTCGATTTCAGCCCGCGGAACAAGGGCCGCAACAGAATCCACCACTATTACATCAACAGCTCCGGAACGAACAAGTTTATCAACAATTTCAAGAGCCTGCTCGCCTGAATCCGGCTGGGAAATATAAAGATCATCAATGTTAACACCCAATTTTTTTGCGTATTCCGGATCCATAGCGTGTTCAGCATCAATAAATGCGGCTATTCCGCCTTGTTTCTGGCTCTGGGCAACAATGCACAGCGCCAAAGTTGTTTTACCGGAAGATTCCGGGCCGTAAATCTCAACCACTCTTCCGCGGGGAATACCGCCTATGCCAATCGCTATATCTAAAGGCAATGCGCCGGTAGGAATAATTTCAACCGTTGTTTTTGCGTGCTTTTCACCCAGACGCATGATAGCTTCTTTGCCAAAATCTTTTTCAATTTGTGTTAACGCTAATCCTAACGCTTTAAGCTTTTCATCCTTTGCCATAAAACCTCCCTTTGCCTCAATTTCCTGCTTTACAAATAATAATTCTTATCTAATCCCTTCCTTCTAGCATCCATTTCCATACAGGCACAATGGATATCTCTACTTTCCCCTGTCTGATACTCGTTCCCGAAATAGTGAACCTAAACAAGTTTATGTTTTCTCTATCCCTTCCCATTTATGCGCCAATTTTGCTGTACCAATTATTATTTTTATCACCCTTTGAGAAGTATTAGATATTTTATAGTCCGCCGGAATAGAATTTTCCGATAAAGATTTTCTTTCACTTACTGCAACGCGAACCGATTCAGTAATGGTATCAGGATCAAGTCCCGTAAGCGCTATAGTACCGGAATCCATTCCTTCCGGTCTTTCCATTGCGTTTCTTATGGTAATTGCCGGAAAGGAAAGTATAGCTGACTCTTCGGAAATAGTCCCGCTGTCCGATATAACACAAAACGAATTCATTTGAAGATTTACATAGTCAAAAAAACCAAATGGTTTTGAAAATAGTATTTTGCCGTTCAATTTTATGTTTTTTTGCTCATCTAATCTTTTCTTAGTTCTTGGATGAGTTGAAACTATTATGGGAAAATCATATTTTCTTGAAAGCAAATTTAAAGACTCCAAAATCTTTCTTAAATTATTCGGATTATCAACATTTTCTTCCCGATGAACACTTGCCACAAAATATTTTTCTCTTGTCAGTCCTAACTTTTTTAAAATATCAGTTTTTTTTATTTTTTCTGAGAAATGAGTTAAAACTTCTTTCATCGGAGAACCTGTTAGATATATCTTCCTTGGATGAATCCCTTCTCTCAAAAGGTTTCTGCGGGCATGTTCTGTATAAACAAGGTTAAAATCGCTTATATGATCAATTATTCTTCGGTTTATCTCTTCCGGCACATTAAAATCGAAACAGCGGTTTCCCGCTTCCATATGATAAACAGGAATTTTCAGGCGTTTAGCAATAATACCCGCCATTGAGCTGTTTGTATCTCCCAGTATTAATACTGCGTCCGGTTTTTCTTTCAGTAAAACACTTTCTGATTTTTCTATTATTTTACCTATCATTTTACCGAGTGAACCACTCTTAACTCCGAGAAAATAATCCGGTTTTCTTATTTCCAAATCCTTGTAAAATATTTCGTTCAGCTCATAATCATAATTTTGTCCAGTATGAACAGTAATGTGATTAGTAAATTGGTCTAACTTTGCCATAACCCTTGATAATCTTATAATTTCAGGCCGTGTTCCAAGTATTGTCATTACTTTAATTTTATTTTGCATTATAAGACCTCCAAAGCATAAGTATCAGGGTTTTCAGAATTAAATATTGAACTAGCCCAAAATACTACTATTAGTTCATCTTCACCTTTATTTTCAATTGAATGAATATACCCGGGCGGTATGTCTACAACTTTAATATCTTCTCCTGAAACCAGGTATGAAAGAATTTCGTTATTTAAGATATGCCTGAATTTAATTTCAGCCTTTCCTTCTATTACCCAAAATTTTTCAATTTTGGTATTGTGGTAATGGTTGCCGCGAATAACTCCCCTTTTGGACTTTGAAACAAATATCTGGCCAGATTGATGAGATTTCAATATTTCCACCAAACTTCCTCTTCTATCTGCTTTTTGATCCAATTTATAAGAAAAATCATTTTTATCAAGATATGAAAGATATGTCTCATAGAGATCTCTAGTTAAATCATAGGAAAGGTTAGGCATAATCAATGTTTTAAGAATATCATTCAGCTGATATATTTTTTTTGCAAGTTCGCCAAGGCTTATTTTAAAAGTTTTTTTGATGAAGTAATATTTTTTCTGATATTTTTCTTTTTTATTAAGTAATTTGATGAATTCACTTACTACGTCATCAATATAAACTAATTCAATTTCTTTTTTTTCGTCAGTAATATTAATATCAATATTACGAGCTATATTATGGCAAAAAGTAGCAACGGCTGAATTGTAATTCGGTTTGCACCATTTTCCAAAAACATTAGGCAAGCGATAAACAAACACTTTTGCCTTAGTCTTTTTTGCATAATTAAATAAAACATTTTCTGCGTTTTTCTTGCTTATTCCGTACGGATTTTTTAATTTTGCCTGTATTGAGGAAGTAAAAACCATAGGAGTACGCTTTTTATTCTTTCCAAGGATATTTACTATGGTTTGAGTTAAATCCTCGTTCCCTTTTTTAAATTCGTTTTC
It contains:
- a CDS encoding O-antigen ligase family protein, coding for MAVSLSVIFLFMLTMMFVNPRTKNFGSNLNSINGRTEIWKASIGVIKDNWLLGVGLDGETWAKKYNIYAESINARKDTPPHNMFLEIWGKSGIFAVLFFVLFLISCLYKNTKMFIQTGDYYFLLVTAFLSFAAIFAFVENMFLMDIRILAIIWMVLGLNPEDKSDKYQGKYYERI
- the murJ gene encoding murein biosynthesis integral membrane protein MurJ, whose product is MSIKKHIVKATIVILLFSVLGKLFGFAREIIIAAIFGTTSLTDAYFVGLSVPDFFREIISGGILTAVFIPVYASFIQKNESERSLKFINTISTALALIMVLSVIVFMPLSGYLVKVFAPDLTEPAFSTAVTIAKIIFPATIFMGIASFYGSLLNVHKHFVAPALTQLMLNLGVIAGVIFLSKKLGVYSLAVGFVAGAVMQLLVLFPSLRLRELSFKFTLQWFSEFKPMFYLWGPLLFASVAGVGIDLVSRALASGLDSGNIAALIFAGRIRETVWLFCGVPLGTAVFPFLSSVHAGNNSQEFKKIVDFAIRITVLFALPFSLFTVIYSKPIISILFERGAFSSFSTEITSSALAFYSIGALFYALNFVVIRIYYSRQDVITPLKIFSIGFVLNLVAGFMLRKYMLVGGVALARSLTDAFCFIAMIIMLKPILAEFKVWGVIKNILQILLISIISLLPLYLVYISIHLPAGLFEKLVFLSVAVFFSVFIYLLLCKLFKVKELDSIYNLLKRKIFPAGVLPQ
- the recA gene encoding recombinase RecA — translated: MAKDEKLKALGLALTQIEKDFGKEAIMRLGEKHAKTTVEIIPTGALPLDIAIGIGGIPRGRVVEIYGPESSGKTTLALCIVAQSQKQGGIAAFIDAEHAMDPEYAKKLGVNIDDLYISQPDSGEQALEIVDKLVRSGAVDVIVVDSVAALVPRAEIEGEMGDSVMGMQARLMSQALRKLTSSISKSKTSIVFINQIRHKIGVMWGNPETTTGGLALKFYASVRLDIRRVESVKKGDEIIGNKVRVKVVKNKIAPPFKQAEFDILFGQGIDRTGYLIDMGVADNFVEKSGSFYSYKNEKIGQGRDSAKQYLADNPKTADEIETMIRQKYIFSAVTQAEVEDKEPEEEKEKPVKSSKKQ
- the wecB gene encoding UDP-N-acetylglucosamine 2-epimerase (non-hydrolyzing), yielding MQNKIKVMTILGTRPEIIRLSRVMAKLDQFTNHITVHTGQNYDYELNEIFYKDLEIRKPDYFLGVKSGSLGKMIGKIIEKSESVLLKEKPDAVLILGDTNSSMAGIIAKRLKIPVYHMEAGNRCFDFNVPEEINRRIIDHISDFNLVYTEHARRNLLREGIHPRKIYLTGSPMKEVLTHFSEKIKKTDILKKLGLTREKYFVASVHREENVDNPNNLRKILESLNLLSRKYDFPIIVSTHPRTKKRLDEQKNIKLNGKILFSKPFGFFDYVNLQMNSFCVISDSGTISEESAILSFPAITIRNAMERPEGMDSGTIALTGLDPDTITESVRVAVSERKSLSENSIPADYKISNTSQRVIKIIIGTAKLAHKWEGIEKT
- a CDS encoding NAD-dependent epimerase/dehydratase family protein: MSTILVTGSEGFIGKNLIVALEQSGYHDILKYDIDNNEGNLENYLKQAEIIFHLAGVNRPKSENEFKKGNEDLTQTIVNILGKNKKRTPMVFTSSIQAKLKNPYGISKKNAENVLFNYAKKTKAKVFVYRLPNVFGKWCKPNYNSAVATFCHNIARNIDINITDEKKEIELVYIDDVVSEFIKLLNKKEKYQKKYYFIKKTFKISLGELAKKIYQLNDILKTLIMPNLSYDLTRDLYETYLSYLDKNDFSYKLDQKADRRGSLVEILKSHQSGQIFVSKSKRGVIRGNHYHNTKIEKFWVIEGKAEIKFRHILNNEILSYLVSGEDIKVVDIPPGYIHSIENKGEDELIVVFWASSIFNSENPDTYALEVL